Proteins found in one Triticum urartu cultivar G1812 chromosome 4, Tu2.1, whole genome shotgun sequence genomic segment:
- the LOC125554530 gene encoding uncharacterized protein LOC125554530, translated as MANESMCHPTAYVLTVDTKSLKLESGAQCAPQKTAWFEPTYEPCVLFSSFGTTSELVKEFETKGTIFEIKEGPVLSVVSKRLCVLRKKQNRIAHMEESVAAGKMLNQEQKELMHSKPVIAALIDELERLRVPLSTALTKELSTVPAPAAGSSSFGSDLSIQDLLALIYFGSLFYVKSPNEFIATMVARKNERSSCITHGYVWDDTVDLLVENDLDAVSAVAALAAARPSSADGVSHHDALQACAHHARLWLTRADAPIHPGSSVTYAAVRSKLDRIMASDYYTAPAVAGNHGAEGLQAQMSMTDSPEAPSLKETLAAENHKVK; from the exons ATGGCGAACGAGAGCATGTGCCATCCGACAGCATATGTACTTACTGTGGACACCAAAAGTTTGAAGCTCGAGTCTGGTGCGCAGTGTGCTCCTCAAAAGACGGCGTGGTTCGAACCAACATATGAACCGTGTGTTCTTTTTAGCTCTTTTGGCACGACTTCAG AGTTGGTTAAAGAATTTGAAACCAAAGGGACAATATTTGAAATCAAGGAAGGGCCGGTGCTCTCGGTGGTGTCGAAGCGTCTCTGTGTGCTGCGGAAGAAGCAGAATCGCATCGCGCATATGGAGGAGTCCGTCGCTGCCGGCAAGATGCTTAACCAGGAGCAGAAGGAGCTCATGCACTCCAAGCCCGTCATCGCCGCGCTCATTGACGAGCTTGAGCGCCTCCGCGTACCACTCTCCACTGCTCTCACCAAGGAGCTCTCCACCGTCCCTGCACCTGCTGCCGGTTCCTCATCCTTTGGCTCCGATTTGTCCATCCAGGACCTCCTCGCGCTCATCTACTTCGGCTCCCTTTTTTATGTCAAGTCACCGAACGAGTTCATCGCCACCATGGTTGCGCGCAAGAACGAACGGAGCAGCTGCATCACCCACGGCTACGTATGGGATGATACCGTGGACCTGCTCGTGGAGAACGACCTTGATGCAGTGTCTGCTGTGGCGGCCCTTGCCGCGGCTCGCCCTTCTTCCGCAGATGGTGTCTCCCACCATGACGCACTCCAGGCCTGTGCCCATCATGCCCGCCTATGGCTAACCCGTGCTGATGCGCCGATCCACCCTGGCTCCTCTGTTACAT ATGCTGCGGTGAGGTCCAAGTTAGACAGGATCATGGCATCAGACTACTACACAGCACCTGCAGTTGCTGGGAACCATGGAGCTGAAGGTCTGCAGGCACAGATGAGCATGACCGACTCACCAGAGGCACCATCACTCAAGGAGACCCTAGCTGCTGAAAATCACAAGGTGAAATAG